The window GAGGGGGGGGGAGGTATTTCCAAGAAGATATATAGAATATCAACACAATTTGATTTCAGTAGTATTTTATTGACTACAACAATTTGAACTAGAATGTGTTGCACAATGTTATATACTTCTGATTGTGTCAGTATATGGTGCTGAAGGACCTTCACCACAATATAGCGATATGGCGTCTGTATAGGCCTAAGGCATTCATATGTAATATAGTAGTTACAAAActatatactataatatattttactaaatACTAACTACCAATAACACATCATAATATGAAAAcatcaataataattaaattcataGAATACTAACAAGTTGGTATAATAGAATCTGCAGAAGACAAATGATGAAAATCACATCATTTTATAAACATCATTTTATAAGCAATTTTGTATAAACAATGAACTCAAACTGTTTTAAGCtaaattagtgattttttttGCAGTTGTAAAGTCCATGTTGCAGTTTTGTTGTTTAATAAACGTATTTTGCAATgaaagaattaaaatttattaaattttacaacaCGAACTCAGTTATATATTAATCTCAATACAAAAATTTTAAGGTAAATGTAAGAGCAGCTGCGACATGACTAAGATGGAATTAATACCACTAGGTTTTGTCAGTTGTCACAGCAAATATAAGTTATCTACTAAAAATATCCCAAAGTCACCAAACTCATATCCTTTACGTTGTTACCTAGTGGATAACCCTTTTCACTTTCATGGAAGAGGCTAGGTGTTAGACAGTAAACTGATTTAAGCAAGTAAGCAACTATCAGCAAAGAAAAGTTCTTCAGGGATTTATAGTGTAAGCAAAGATATCTAGTATGTCTAGAACAAAGCAAAACAATTGGTATTCTAGTAAGTATTGCTTGCCATCGTAAAGTGCCTATAACATCACGAGTACTCGTATAGTTACACGAACTAACCTGTACATTCTTTTGATCATCTGAAACTGTTAAGCTAAGAGTACTCCCATCGATTAGAAATTCTGTCGCGAAACAATCAAGTGAGCCAAAATCTTTGGCCAATAAAGTAAGTTGAGCTCCCTGTTCCTTCCAACTGAGAAAGTATATGCTCTTGTGAATATCCCCAAGAAGAATGAAATTCTTCACCTAAAATATTTGATAACATAGAGAACATGAGTTTACATGCACAACAACCAAAGCCTACACTGGGAGTTAAGAGCTTCTATATTTAGATGTCAGCAAGTGCAGAGAAGCTATATATCGGAAATTATTGTAGTGTAAAAGAGCTGTAAACTTTTTGAATTGTAAATCAGTATCGTGGAACCTTAAATGAAAATTGTTTGAGTATTCAACTTTGATTATTACAGTCAATAAATGAAGATAACTAAAAAAGAAACAGCAAAAAGCTTATTATTTGCATTTACAGGTAACAGGTGAAGATAAAATAACTTTCCAAACACAagttattttttctaattaattaataaacaggACAGTGTTTATCCTTGCAAACGATCTGACAGGCAAAAAATGAAACAACTTATTTAATTACTTTACAAAAATTAACTTATTGTTCCTCACCATTACATCTCCTAATATATGGAATCAATACTTTACACAGTTTGAGGGTGAAAATGGATCTTAGATACCTGACATGTATTTTTACTAGATACAAATATGGAATGATAGATCTACAGATTGAGTACAGTTATACACATAAAATGAAAAtcttgatttcttcttttttaacgGCTACAAACCGAGAAAAGCAGCCATGTTGCAGTAAAGAGATTTTTTAAGTTTCATATACTAGAGAGGAATATATTGCATGAAGGCTGGGCATGAGACAGAACTTGTTAACCCTGCAATAATATTGTGCCACGTGTATTTTGTATAGAAACAAATGTAACAGCTTTTATGCTAACATTGGTATAAGCTTCTCAGAAATATCTTTATCTGCTGATACCCTGCTATATGCTGTAAAATGATAATTTGAAGAGAATTTTCAGATTCTGTGATTAACAAGAAGAGTGAGAGGAACAAATGGACAAATGGTACTTACAATATTTAAGCTCACGACATAGAGAGGGGGAGCATCGTAGAAGGCGACCCCGGTCAGATCAGAACCCGTCCACTTGTGTAAAATAACCTTTGGACCAGAAGCTATCAACAGATGACCTTGAAGTGAAGCTACGGCAGATATAGCACCTTTCAACTCCTTGGAGTAAACCTCGGAAATCTggaagaaacatgcaaatgttTGACACATGAATGaataatatagtgaatatgaAACAACTGTATATCAAGAAGTGTACACCAAAAGACCATACTAATCCAAAAACCCAAAAAAGAATATCAACAGCAACCAGAAACCAATAGAAATTTCACTGTATGTGAAATTCATGCAGAATGTACAATAGGAAATGTGTATAATTTTGCAAACGACATAGATGTAAAAACTGGAGTAGCAATAAGACGATTGAATAACTAACACATTTACCGTAGTCTGAGAACTCTCAGCAATTCTCTCTACAGAGAACAGGAGTACACGCCCTCGTCCAGCAACATCCTCCCCTTGTACGTAGGCAGTCCCAATGGCCAAAAGTGTTTCATTTTCTCTAGTTGTTGTATTCTGTTATAAAGAGCATAGAAATCAGTATAGAAGAATGAGAATGGTAATTAGTATACTCATAGGAACATAGGATTCCGATTCTCATTTAAAAAAGAAGGTTTCtatcttaaaataaagaaaatgtgAGAATAACCTTAAGACTTACAAATAGAGTAACCACGCGAACAGTTAACGCATTTTCAGAGCTTTGCATGGGAATCGTACCCCTGATCTGCCAGGGACCACCAGACTTCTCTGGTTCCAGGATCCGAACCTCAAATTCTTCTACTGCGTAGGTTCCATCAGAAGAGAAATTATCATGTTCAATCTGATGACCAGCTTCTTGATCAACCAAAGATGACAAGACTTGATTTAATGGCTTAACAACCTgcaataaaagtttaacaaaatTGTCAAGTGATGGTCCAGAGGATTCAAGCAGAAAAAAACACTCTAAAAGTCTATAAAGACGCAGATATGATATGTATATCATATGTTTAAtgtaacaaaatatttttaaatacattgTGAGCAATGTAAGTGGCTACAGAAAGTACAACATCAACAGTAGAGGAGTGATAATACTGAATAGACATACCAAACTAAAGCCTCCTAGTATTAACTTACATTCATCGAGCGAACTAATTCAAAAAGCAGATAGTACACACAACATACATGACATAAAGTGCAATAAAGAAACTATAACAAGCACAAACAGAAAAGTGAAGAATTAAATGAAAAGATAGACTGATCATGGAGTCATGGATCTTTACTACTCCATCCCTCCCATTTTTCTTTACCTCATTTCCTTGTATGTTTACCCCAATAATTTTGTCCCCATTCAGTTAATACGGAAACTGAGTCTTGATTTTGTTAAGTTTTATGAAAACTAATACGTATTTATACAAAGTTTTCGCTTGTTTAAGTGATACTGAATAAAATGTTGAATTTCATCCGTGGACAACaaaatgagacagagggagtaaaaaaaattctaaacgTTTGTTATTTTTAGCTTATAAACAATGAGTAATATAAGGATCTGTTCTTTCACCAATAATGGACTCGATGCAAGATAATATACTTACTGGAACTGATACAATAAGTGGGTACAAATTCTTCTCAGCAAAATAAGTGACCTGGTGGGGAGTGCCCTTCAATGGAAtctgaccaaaaaaaaattaggaaaattaatgttaaaaaaaaaatggctGTATCTTAACAATGATAAATTCTTAAAGAcctataaacaaatttaaagaTGATGCCAAACCTTTTGTACTGGCCAATAGTTGTCATAGCATAATAAAGACGGAAGTTGACAAATTTTCAATGTACCCTGTCAAGAAAAATAGATAAATTGAAAAGAAGCCTTTTATGAACGAGAGtataaaaacaaaactaaaattTCATACCTGTTGTGTAACATAGATTATCCCATGATTACAGTAAACATTGTGCAGAATGGTGAAGGCAGCAATGGGTCCATCACATAACtgtcacacaaaaaaaaaaaaaaaaaaaaaaagatgacgCTATGTAAGAACTTGTAATGGCATCATCTTATCATAATATTTGCAAttcaaatgaaaaaataaagaaaaatagactGTGGCTATATTCATAACCTTAATAGGAATCTTACAGAGCAGCAACAAACAGTGATAGGGCTTTGAATGAGCCATTTTTGCACAAAATTGAGAAGTGAATCAAAGTACAAACTCaaaatgacaaaaaagaaaaagagatgtTTTCAATTCATAAAGAGTTTATCTATTATGCGCATTCCTACCAAAAAAAACTAGCAGCAGCCAGTACTGTACTAATTTAAAGAAATAATTGTTTAGTATCGGGCAAGCTGCAATAATATTGTTGCAAATCAGCTAGAATAAAAATTTACCTATTCCCTTTTCTTTGCAACAAGGTACTTGATCACAATCTTGAAAGAGTGACTACtttatttagttaattatttttcaCCAGATGCATCAACAAGCCCAGACACCCAGACAATTAATACTATAAAGAATATACCAATAAAGGTCCTAATGATGTCCGATTACATATTAAGCATCAAGTGCATTAATGTTTTTCAATTTGAAACCATATTCTACACATAGTTTATCATAACACAGAAATTTATCACATTTGCCTCTAATTTGGCAACTAAACACTACATTCACAGGGTACAAGTATACATAAGACTGACCAACTACTCCAAAGATAATTAtactttaagaaaattatatatacataatcagAGGCACACCTGTGGATGAATCCGAAGTCGTTCTCTAAATATCATAAACCAAATCGGCCTTGACCCAGCTATGAACAATCCTGGGAACCCACCAACATTCTTAAACGTTGTAATTCTTGGAGATGGAGTTTCAGGCAATATCTCTTCCTTTATATATGTATCTAATGGGACACGggcaaatctcaaatttttcaATCTAGAACTACTTGCATTATTAAGGTTAACAGAATCATGCACCGGAACAATTTCCTCAATTTTAACAGAACTTTCTGAACCTTCATACAAGTAAGCTTGGTAACAAAGAACAGTCCCATCGGTCAGGATTCCAAAAAGGAAAGGACGACTATGTTGCCCCGACCATCTATGCATGGCCAATTCTACAACCTTGATCCTCTGGTTATTCTCTTTCCTACCGTTTTCAGTCTCTTCGGAATTCTTTCTCAGATGATTTTGAGAATCATTAGCTGATTCCTGAACAAAAGTATCACCAAGGTAGGCCTTCCCTGATTCAAAGTTATCCACAGAGAACACACAGCAAAAGTTGGGTACATCAAATACTTGGAGGATACCACTTTCATAACAAACAACACAGTATACATCACCCTGATCAAGTGTACTATCAGAGCCATCAATTGCCTCCCCTACACCACTTGAAAGCCAAGCATCGGTACTAGTTTTTCGAAGCCATGGTTCTGGACCTTTATCGTGATAAAGTGTACACGATGCTATCGATTTCTTCGAATTTTCAAATACTGCTGGGAAGCTGGTAGAGACCGTGCAAGACGAAGGATCTGCAGCGTGAAATAAAATGCAGTCAAATTTATATGAGAAACACACAATTTAGGTGATGGTTTCATGACCTACCCTCAGATAGATATATGTGAAACTAGCTAGCTGTGTGTGCATAATTGAAAGACGAGAGGACAGTTCTAAGATTATTGATTCCCCCgaatataattctaatatagTGGGAGTTGAATGTCAAACACGaatattcattttctttctGGGATAATATGTGGGCCAAACCTTTTCCTTGGGCCCTTGGCGACTTTAAAGGAGAAAAAGGTGTCTGAATTTCAAAGGAATATATGAAATACTGCCACAACTTTTTGAACATCATATTAGCAGAAAAAACAGACTACAAACTTATGTATAATGCAAGTCTTTTTTTAAGATAACaaagtgaaaataaaagaaCTGCACACTAAGAAAGCATGATAGGTGGTGGGGGGGTCCAAGATGGCTAGGCTCCTGTGAGGAAAATAAAGAACTGTACATAAAGAAAACATGGTGGTAGCATTAAATTTTTGTGCAACACCAACATATTGTATTTGTCCAAGATAATATTTATGCATTCTTTACTACTGTAAAATAAGTATGACAAGGCAGTCGGATACCTCCAACAATAAGCTGAATACTTCCATCATTCATTCTTAGAAGCACATAAGGATCGGCTATAGAAACCGATGATACTGTTGGACTCTCAGACCCTGAACCAGATTCAGAGTTTGGAGCCTTAAAGTTCAGCTCCTGAGTCATAAAAGCACCATCAAGAATTCGAGCACCACGAGCATAGATTTGTATTACTCTAAGCCTGTTCAAAGCTCAAGTTAGAAGTCTGGAATCACCTCTTGAAGTACACAAGaaaaaataactataatccCTAAACATAAAGATGATTATACTTTATTGTTTAAGCAAGATCTAATTATTGCTACACAAGGGTCTACAAAATTAATACATCTGTAACAATAGAGGTTCACCACTTGGTCAGAACGGACAACATAAACTTTTTCAAGGTCTTGAGTTAATGGGCTATAATTCACCAATCATAgtgtaattttcttttctgtaaTCAACTCAATGACACAACATATGGTTGACTGTTACCTGTTTACCTTTTCAAAAAAACTGCTAAAAGCATTAAAGGTAATTCCATCTCATTATGGagaagtttaaattttaataaaaacaagTTACGAGATTCAAGGGTTATATGTCATTTTGATCACTAAAGTTACTTCTGAAATCTTGAACCTCAGTTACTTTACAATAGCAAGTTTCACCGGTCACTCGATCACTGTGAGCAAAATGATAATCAACCCAATATCTACGACTGTTCCATTTTTCAAAGATGGTTGGACTACTACGACTATGAGGGAAATAGAATACCTGTACATAAAGAAAAcatgatatcatcaaatttctGTGCAACACCAACATAAAGTGTATTTGTCCAAGATAATATTTATGCACTCTTTAGTCTTTACTACTGTAAATTAAGTACGACAAGGCAGTTGGATACCTCCAACAATAAGCTGATTACTCTCCACCtcattatgaattttattttctgatGAAAACAAGTTGCAAGATTGAAGGGTAAGATATCATTTTAGTTACCAAAGTTGCTTCTGAAACCTCAATTACTTCACTCATAAGTAACGCAGGTCACTTCAGTGAGCAAACTGATAATCAACCCCAAGATTTTATCCTCGACGATGTGTTACAAAAATTGACATAGGAGATAGACTGTAAATACACAAGCAGCATCCAGAATCTAGTGTTTTGTATTGGTTTGCCGTTTGAGTCACATTGTATTAGCTTGAGCATACTTTAGTCTGGTCAGTTATCCTGTAGTCCTTTTCTATTGGTAACATTAGGATTTCTTGTTGTCTTTTTAGTTCATGTGCTCACAAGTATActttaaaaaacaataaaaaataaaggaaaGGCATTATAAATATTGAAAGATTTCTTTATCTCTCTCCAACTTATTCCTAAATATACTCTAATTCTTTTAACAGATCATGAAGTGTCTCTTTCTAGTCACCCAATTCCTTACCTAAATATGTGTTCTAACTCCTTAATTCGAGTCTATTGCTTCTCGGTTCCTAACAAATCTCTCCACATCTTAGTTAATCAAAAAATTACAGATATAACATTTCTTTGACACACGACTCAGGAGATACTGTGAATAGTTTGGATATCATGACACTACAGAGAAAAGTACTTAGGAGACTTATCTAAGTACATGGTATAAATTAATGGAATGGTTGTAATTAGTCAATACAATAAAATTCTGTTTCTGCAATAATCCCCTCCCTGTATTCACATTATAAATCCTTCCTATTTCACCTATGTGAGGCGAGTATATACTTAAGAGCACTAAGCCCTATATTATCATAGGTTATTATCATCACCCATGGCTGCATTAGGAAGGAAAAATCCAGTCCAAggacaaaaataaaaaagtaaaattaccGTCCGAAAAGATTTCCAGCAGCAACAGTACTTCCTTGCACATAATAATCGACACTTTCAGTAACCTCCTCTAGATTGTTGACTGTTTGTAGTACCTATGAATCACATAATTGCTAATCAAAACCCTCAGCATACAGCaaatactataaaaaaaaaaaccatttcatcgccaaattaaatttgaaaaagctTCCAGCTATTCCATATTAACTATTAAGTCCCAGAATATTACAACTCACGTACAGTATCAGCAACCCCGTCAACTGATCATAAGGTATATATTTTACGAGCCATCAATGACCATTAAATACTTTAGCACATTGATAGATGCATATACTTTACAGAATAAACTGATCATAAGGTATATATTTTACAAGCCATCAAGTCATCTGTATGCACGAACTCAATCTATATGCACGAACAGCACCACCATAATTAAAAAGGACTGTACAGAGAGCAAAGTGGCTCGGTTCCCCCTACACGCTCCCTGGGGTCAGTACATCTTTTTAAAGCCTCTCTCAAAGATGATTAGGGAAGAGGaatgaattaattataaaaatggcaaGAAAAACAACGAAAGTTCTGTAACCGCTAAATAATTTCAACCTGTAAACTATATGAAACAACTGCACACAAATTTAAAACAATGTGGCATTCTTTCATAATACTACTTATATATAGCAAGCCTTGTGTGGCAGAAGCAATTAGGATGAAGGAAGCAGCAAATACAATAGCACCATAATAACTCCAAATTAACAGCAAATAAGATAACTATATCGTTCATCATGCTAAATACAGTTGAACACCCAAAACAAGCATTCCCTTGCTACAGTTCATGCACAGTGATGTTTGTGATAaaaaaaagttgcaaataacCACTTGCACAGATTGGAAGAGGCCCTTCTGAATGGAGACTGGACCCATAGGCTCAGACACTCTACCAACTCCTACAACCGTATAGGGAAGCAATAGACACCAAAACAACTAAAACTGTTTAAAGGCACATCAAAACAATGATTcaacaattttgaatatattacaagaaataaaatgAATACAAAAACACTCGTAGTGAAAGAAATAGAAAAATCCTCCAATATTTGTTCCTcataaatatttcatataacATATAAACAACACTTATTTTGCGCAAGAACCTATATACACAACAGCAAAATCATAGGTTACACCTGCAACTTAAACTACTAGAAGCAAATAACAAATTAGTAATCTTACCATAGTACGATTCTCCAGACTAATAATCAGATATGCATGAtattcatcatcatcagatgccATCTTGGAAGAATCAATAGTATGACTGCGCGAGGTCTTGTGATAAACAGTCCATAGTCCCTTGCAACCAGGTATAGGTTCCTTCAAAAATACAAATCACATATACATTATAATCAAACCATTCTGATAGGATATATTGGCATTTGTGTCAGAAACACAATGATGTGTATTAGTTTACTCCTCCATATAGGCACAGACTATTATGCACTATGAAGCCCAAAGAAAGGGCGGATTCGAAAATTTTATATACGAAAAAGTATTGTGTGTGGGTAAATGAAAATGTCATTTCGATAACTGTGCACCCCATCTATATCAGCAAATGACAAATACAGTATAAAAAGTGTTATCTTCTTAGTTGATTTAATCAAACAAATTAAACTTAAGGATAACTGCATGCTATAATCCAAGCCAAAAACCTTGGTACAAAAACAATATGGTCAACTAGATCTAAGAAATTCAGGTCTTTAACCAATTTCTGGGCAAAATAacaagctacaacttgtttgaTTATTTACAGAGTAGAGACATTACAATTAAAATGATTATATCCTACTTCATCTTACATTGCAGGAAAACACATTGTGATATGACATTCAGAATATCAAAAGGAGAAATTTAGGTGACACTATAGATGGGTTTGGTAGAAAGATAATTTAAGAaggaataaaaagaaaaatatacacATCACTAGTTCCTAAATCCTACTAAAACTATAGCTGCAGTCTGATACTGAAATTTACACATCACTAGTTCCTGAATCCTACTAAAATTGTAGGAACATAAAAAGAACAAGTAATAAAAACAAAAGGCTAAATGTTATCTGTAAAATAAAGATATTGAGAGAAGTTAGCCACTCAAAACATACTGCAAACGTTCCACTACTGTTTTGCTAAATAGTTAATTACACTCTTTACTTTGCTAAATAGTTAATTACACTCTTTACTTttcatgaaattaaaatttccAGAAATGAAGATTccaataagttttaaaaaaaataactgaaACGGAACTACAGATATAGACATACTTGAGTGATTACTTCAGGTCGAATTGATTTTTGAAGCACGCAGAGAGCCCCATTCTTTCCATGGCCGGAACAGCATACCTATAAAATATTGCAAATAAAAACAGTTACTTCTAAATTCTCATCTATATCTGCAAATCCAAAACTTCATGAAAGCGGACTAATAAGAATAAATCAATTAAGTAACAATTGAGGAAGCAAAAGCCATAGCAGATATATATCCAAGACAAACATGAATAATGTAATCGTACTATTAGAACCAGCCAACACGAAGAAAGAACATAATAAGTTACAGTCTTCCAACAAAAACTTGAATAAAGTTAAAGCTAACCAGCAAAACTAACCAGTTCATAATTACTTTGTTTAGCAATACCAGTTGCATTGTGGTCAGCATTAATTCGTAAACCATAAGAAAAATCTTTCAGAGGGCCAACATTGATCAGAGAATCTCGGACAGTAAACGAAAATATTTTCTGCACAAATCAAAAATGTTAATTACTAAAACAATACATGCCTTCGTACAGGGCATGACATGAAATCCACAAAACTGGAGCTCTTATCAAAAAATGACAAACCTCGGTTGACTCTGCATTATTTGGACCTGAACCATACAAAGAAAGCTCATCATTGACCATGTCTTGCAAAGCATCAGAAGAGGACCTTCTTAATCGCTTTGCTTGATGAACATCAACATCAATATCTCCAACCTGTAAGGTTAACAAAACAGAAGCTTACTATCTCCAAAGTCCCAAAGTCTATTATAGAATTAATTAATACtgaacaattaatatattatatattaaaattttcagaaacaTCTTCCATTCATACACAGCCGAACAATAAATTTACATAGTCAAAACTCAAAAGAAGAAATTTGATAGGCCAAtaacttataaaaaaataatggaaGTGCATAGGACCAGAACACTTCGAAGATATTTGGACACACCTCTTCTTTCATACCAGGAGGCAACGTAGATGCACCTACACCAGATGTAAACTGCACAAGCAAACTATCTCCCAGCCGACTAGCcagaaaaaataatgaatttccAATAGTTGTGATAccctaaaaaattaaaataccaaATAAGAACAGATACACCCATTGGTCCTACCAACAACTCATAATTGGTCAAGGATATAATACTCACTGAAGTAAGCACTGAAGCTTTAGACTTGGACAAATCAAGTCTTTGGACAACCCTGTGGAAGGAAAGAAAGACCTTAAAAACTAAGTCACTCATTTATAGAAATAAAGAACAAACAAAATGTTGTCTATGCATCGACTAAATTTCAAAAGTTATATGTGGCTACTTGTGATCTAAGTTTGTTGGAAAAATTAATATGGGTTCAACTTCCATCACTTTTCGTGACCTGAACACAACTTCAACATAATCAACAATGAAATGTCAAATGAAAGTCTTCCACATTAAACCTTCAACACCACAAGATCATATTAGTTCCTTGGCTTGACTAGAAGAGGATAGACACTCGCAATATACAAGATTGTCAACTTGAGTATTGTACAACTTAAAGCATTAAGAAAAGTTGGCAAATGTTATGAAATTGTCAAATCTCTATCGTTATCAACTATCAAATTTTTCATGTAGGCACTCCCTTTCCACAATATCAAAGAGAAGACTTTAAACCTTGAATAACTACTAAAGGATTCATTACCCAAAGTGAAAAGTTGCATAATTAAACCATAAAAGTCTTCGcagaaaaattttaatttatactcattaaatttaaatgtcTAAATATTCAGAATTTTGCTTGCTGCAAAACAGCCCAAGAGTAACCTTAATGACAGATTCTAAACACATAAACCTCATAGAGTATCTATGCTCAAGAGAAGGCAGACAAAAAATATAGTTCTTCAACAGAATCTCCTTGGGAAAAATTCAATGTAGAATGAAAATAAGATATGAGCAGTTTTATGAAAGGCTTAGTAAAGACAGAAGACagtaaatattactccctctgtcccaaaataagtgtcgctttgacttttttcacatgatttgaggtgcaaaaaaatcatacttctatatattattattcaaattttctttttctaaaaaaagtttaacatctatatttttattcagaaaaagaaaatttggaaaataatgtatagaagtatgttttccttgcaccttaaattacgtgcagaaagtcaaagtgacacttattttgggacagagggagtagaaaAGTAATAAAAATCCGTTAGGGTCGTAGGAAGGATAATTTGCCACAGAAAAATGAGAGGAATATAAGGACACCCACCGTCCATCATAAACAAGTTTCAGCAGAAG of the Daucus carota subsp. sativus chromosome 4, DH1 v3.0, whole genome shotgun sequence genome contains:
- the LOC108218657 gene encoding cleavage and polyadenylation specificity factor subunit 1, translated to MSYAAFKMMHSPTAIETCASGYITHSNQLPKLPSIQTEDSDWLSIKPNVTASIPNLVVTAANVLEVYVVRVSEDSGGSGKGSVVDKRGGVMDGVSGASLELVCHYRLHGNIYSMAILPCGGADGRRRDSIILTFDDAKISVLEFDDSVHGLRTSSMHCFEGPEWLYLRRGRENFPTGPLVKVDPQGRCAGVLVYGLQMIVLKASQAGGFVGDDSTLGAGGASCARIESSYIISLRDMEMKHVKDFVFINGYIEPVLVILYEHELTWAGRVSWKHHTCGISALSISTTLKQHPLIWSASNLPHEAYKLLAVPSPIGGVIVISTNSIHYHSQSASCILALNNFAVSVDGSQETTRSNFSLELDAANATWLSNDVAMLSTKTGELLLLKLVYDGRVVQRLDLSKSKASVLTSGITTIGNSLFFLASRLGDSLLVQFTSGVGASTLPPGMKEEVGDIDVDVHQAKRLRRSSSDALQDMVNDELSLYGSGPNNAESTEKIFSFTVRDSLINVGPLKDFSYGLRINADHNATGIAKQSNYELVCCSGHGKNGALCVLQKSIRPEVITQEPIPGCKGLWTVYHKTSRSHTIDSSKMASDDDEYHAYLIISLENRTMVLQTVNNLEEVTESVDYYVQGSTVAAGNLFGRLRVIQIYARGARILDGAFMTQELNFKAPNSESGSGSESPTVSSVSIADPYVLLRMNDGSIQLIVGDPSSCTVSTSFPAVFENSKKSIASCTLYHDKGPEPWLRKTSTDAWLSSGVGEAIDGSDSTLDQGDVYCVVCYESGILQVFDVPNFCCVFSVDNFESGKAYLGDTFVQESANDSQNHLRKNSEETENGRKENNQRIKVVELAMHRWSGQHSRPFLFGILTDGTVLCYQAYLYEGSESSVKIEEIVPVHDSVNLNNASSSRLKNLRFARVPLDTYIKEEILPETPSPRITTFKNVGGFPGLFIAGSRPIWFMIFRERLRIHPQLCDGPIAAFTILHNVYCNHGIIYVTQQGTLKICQLPSLLCYDNYWPVQKIPLKGTPHQVTYFAEKNLYPLIVSVPVVKPLNQVLSSLVDQEAGHQIEHDNFSSDGTYAVEEFEVRILEPEKSGGPWQIRGTIPMQSSENALTVRVVTLFNTTTRENETLLAIGTAYVQGEDVAGRGRVLLFSVERIAESSQTTISEVYSKELKGAISAVASLQGHLLIASGPKVILHKWTGSDLTGVAFYDAPPLYVVSLNIVKNFILLGDIHKSIYFLSWKEQGAQLTLLAKDFGSLDCFATEFLIDGSTLSLTVSDDQKNVQIFYYAPKMSESWKGQKLLSRAEFHVGAHVTKFLRLQMLPTPDRTNAAAVPDKTNRFALLFGTLDGSVGCIAPLDELTFRRLQSLQKKLVESVPHVAGLNPRSFRQFHSKGKAHRPGPDSIVDCELLCQFEMLVLEQQHEIANQIGTTRSQIVSNLNDLALGTSFL